One Brassica napus cultivar Da-Ae chromosome C4, Da-Ae, whole genome shotgun sequence genomic region harbors:
- the LOC111205905 gene encoding glutaredoxin-C11-like, whose amino-acid sequence MDRIRDLSSKKAAVIFTKSSCCMCHSIKTLFYELGASPAIHELDKDPEGREMERALRSLGSSNPAVPAVFVGGRYIGSSKDIISFHVDGSLKQMLKDAKAIWL is encoded by the coding sequence ATGGATAGAATAAGAGATTTGTCGTCGAAGAAAGCAGCAGTGATATTCACAAAGAGCTCATGTTGTATGTGCCATAGCATCAAGACGTTATTCTACGAACTAGGGGCTAGTCCAGCGATCCACGAGCTCGATAAGGACCCCGAAGGCCGTGAAATGGAGCGTGCCCTACGTTCGCTTGGCTCATCAAACCCGGCGGTTCCAGCTGTTTTTGTCGGAGGAAGGTACATCGGATCATCCAAAGACATCATCTCGTTCCACGTGGACGGGTCGCTCAAACAGATGCTTAAAGACGCTAAGGCCATATGGTTATAG
- the LOC106449035 gene encoding glutaredoxin-C14 produces the protein MDKVMRMSSEKGVVIFTKDSCCLCYAVQILFRDLRVQPTIHEIDNDPDCREIEKALVRLGCTNAVPAVFVSGKLVGSTNEVMSLHLSGSLVPLIKPYQSFHN, from the coding sequence ATGGACAAGGTGATGAGAATGTCATCAGAGAAAGGAGTTGTGATCTTCACAAAAGACTCATGCTGTCTTTGCTACGCCGTGCAGATCCTTTTCCGTGACCTTAGGGTTCAACCAACCATCCACGAGATCGACAATGATCCTGACTGCCGCGAGATAGAGAAGGCCTTAGTCCGTCTTGGCTGCACCAACGCTGTTCCTGCTGTTTTTGTCAGTGGTAAGCTGGTGGGTTCAACCAACGAAGTCATGTCGCTTCACCTAAGTGGCTCCCTTGTTCCATTGATCAAGCCGTATCAGTCATTTCATAACTAG
- the LOC111212233 gene encoding protein TRANSPORT INHIBITOR RESPONSE 1, translating into MYKRVSLSFPEEVLEHVFSFINLDKDRNSVSLVCKSWYEIERWCRRKVFIGNCYAVSPATVIRRFPKLRSVELKGKPHFADFNLVPEGWGGYVYPWIEAMATSYTWLEEIRLKRMVVSDECLELIAKSFKNFKVLVLSSCEGFSTDGLAAIAASCRNLKELDLRESDVDDVSGHWLSHFPDTYTSLVSLNISCLSSEVSFSALERLVTRCPSLKSLKLNRAVPLEKLATLLQRAPQLEEFGTGGYTADVRPDVFSDLSVALSGCKKLKCLSGFWDAAPAYLPAVYSVCCRVTTLNLSYATVQSYDLVKLLSQCPKLQRLWVLDYIEDAGLEVLASTCKDLRELRVFPSDPFVMEANVALTEQGLVSVSLGCPKLESVLYFCRQMTNDALVTIARNRPNMTRFRLCIIEPKAPDHMTLEPLDVGFGAIVEHCKDLRRLSLSGLLTDKVFEYIGTYAKKMEMLSVAFAGESDLGMHHVLSGCDSLRKLEIRDCPFGDKALLANASKLETMRSLWMSSCSVSFGACKLLGQKMPKLNVEVIDERGPPDSRPESCPVERVFIYRTVAGPRFDMPGFVWNMDQQHSTMRVCQANGHY; encoded by the exons ATGTACAAGCGAGTGTCCTTATCGTTTCCAGAAGAAGTTCTCGAGCACGTATTCTCGTTTATAAACCTAGACAAAGATAGGAACTCGGTGTCTCTGGTGTGCAAGTCGTGGTACGAGATCGAGCGGTGGTGCAGGAGGAAAGTCTTCATCGGGAACTGCTACGCGGTGAGCCCCGCGACGGTGATACGGAGGTTCCCGAAGCTGAGATCCGTGGAGCTGAAAGGGAAACCGCACTTCGCGGACTTCAATTTGGTGCCGGAGGGATGGGGAGGGTACGTGTACCCGTGGATAGAGGCGATGGCGACGTCGTACACGTGGCTGGAGGAGATAAGGCTGAAGAGGATGGTGGTGAGCGACGAGTGCTTGGAGCTCATAGCCAAGTCGTTTAAGAATTTTAAGGTTCTGGTGCTTTCGTCATGCGAAGGCTTCTCCACCGATGGTCTAGCTGCTATCGCCGCCTCTTGCAG GAATCTGAAAGAGCTTGATTTGCGTGAGAGTGATGTTGACGATGTCAGTGGCCACTGGCTTAGCCATTTCCCAGACACATACACTTCTTTGGTGTCTCTCAATATCTCTTGCTTATCCTCTGAGGTCAGTTTCTCTGCTCTCGAAAGGCTGGTGACTAGGTGTCCCTCCCTCAAGTCTCTCAAGCTTAACCGAGCTGTTCCTCTCGAAAAACTGGCTACTTTACTTCAAAGAGCGCCTCAGCTTGAGGAATTTGGCACCGGTGGCTACACTGCTGATGTGCGTCCAGATGTCTTCTCTGATTTATCTGTAGCTCTCTCTGGCTGCAAGAAGTTGAAGTGCTTATCTGGGTTTTGGGATGCTGCTCCTGCCTATCTTCCTGCTGTTTATTCCGTTTGCTGTCGGGTTACTACTTTGAACCTGAGTTATGCGACGGTTCAGAGTTATGATCTTGTCAAGCTTCTTAGCCAATGTCCTAAATTGCAGCGCCTCTGG GTGTTGGACTACATCGAGGATGCTGGTCTTGAGGTGCTTGCTTCAACCTGCAAGGACCTTCGCGAGCTGAGAGTGTTTCCGTCCGACCCTTTTGTCATGGAGGCAAACGTTGCATTGACGGAACAAGGGCTTGTCTCGGTCTCTCTGGGGTGTCCAAAACTCGAGTCGGTTCTCTACTTCTGCCGTCAAATGACCAACGATGCGCTGGTAACCATTGCTAGGAATCGTCCCAACATGACCCGCTTCCGTTTGTGCATCATCGAGCCGAAAGCCCCTGACCATATGACTCTAGAGCCACTGGATGTGGGATTTGGAGCCATAGTAGAGCACTGCAAAGATCTCCGGCGGCTCTCCCTATCGGGGCTGTTGACCGACAAGGTTTTCGAATACATTGGGACATATGCAAAGAAGATGGAGATGCTGTCAGTGGCGTTTGCAGGAGAGAGTGACTTGGGAATGCATCATGTGTTGTCAGGGTGCGATAGTTTGAGGAAGCTTGAGATAAGGGACTGCCCGTTTGGAGACAAGGCGCTATTGGCCAATGCTTCGAAGCTGGAGACAATGCGATCTCTTTGGATGTCTTCTTGTTCGGTGAGTTTTGGAGCCTGCAAGTTATTAGGACAGAAGATGCCAAAGCTCAATGTGGAAGTCATTGATGAAAGAGGTCCGCCGGACTCGAGACCAGAGAGCTGCCCTGTTGAGAGAGTGTTTATATACCGAACAGTGGCGGGTCCTCGGTTTGACATGCCTGGCTTCGTGTGGAACATGGACCAGCAACACTCAACCATGAGGGTTTGCCAGGCAAATGGTCACTACTAA